A stretch of Salvelinus alpinus chromosome 4, SLU_Salpinus.1, whole genome shotgun sequence DNA encodes these proteins:
- the LOC139573153 gene encoding single-strand DNA endonuclease ASTE1-like: MGVQGLTSFMEENGNILKDVHLRNSKLIIDGSNLFNLLYFDSGLDQSHGGDYDAFEDQVCKFFKALRDCDIDPFVIVDGGSDYTDKKFETQKKRAQSRIKTANDLSMGLQGSGGVLPTLIKHVFKQVLSSLKVPFAQCICEADQDIASLAQSWNCPVLSNDSDFYIFDIQAGFLPTSHFHWQKVSMHRGSSIRYIPCKQYTTTSFCRHFNINRQVLPVFAAMLGNDYVKLHNMGVSLRWEEYSSIVGRFARFDGLLNWLTHFQGQEEALDSVLRLISHSNNRQKTDAALQGLSLGIEEYHLPPSCLERFFNDGVGPGLGRLPEPLRVLPDWTLLPLMKGRLPSCMVDVLLLGRVMHGAQVEDPRLPCGNNTSRPVRQVLYGLLLGGRRAGHSSQRPPVDDVEEYYREGENLTSSMVEAVLPSAAEQMQLDTLHQAPMSVQLKVFLETLGVSQSTLSGVPPHLRLPVAVTCYWLRHAHPPPDLPVLQALLLGLVYGELCRQRKSQRGFMEGPVVERLRGLIQRGRRSLDLGVAHAYSQWQCCLKESLHLNQLLCLPLAEPQCAWLYKGTLVHQLVTKLRGGLTPDSLLMGGPCSGQLYRAMLGAILNSHDAAVIPVVSGQQRATPPSLTQPLDDLTAHLHILALEEDDDDDGAGGGSKAKQEDDLGWTLVSVRTRHKSNDRFTGARNPEFSRKQGRIGWE; this comes from the exons ATGGGCGTCCAGGGATTGACCAGCTTCATGGAGGAGAATGGAAACATTTTAAAAGATGTTCATCTCAGAAACAGCAAGTTGATCATAGATGGTAGTAATctgttcaatttgctttattttgACTCAGGTTTGGATCAGAGTCATGGAGGGGATTATGATGCTTTTGAGGACCAGGTCTGCAAGTTCTttaaggctctgagagactgcgACATTGACCCTTTTGTGATTGTAGATGGGGGCTCCGACTACACCGACAAGAAGTTTGAAACCCAAAAAAAACGAGCTCAATCAAGGATCAAGACTGCCAACGACTTGTCCATGGGGCTTCAGGGGAGCGGTGGTGTACTACCAACCCTCATCAAACATGTCTTCAAACAGGTCCTCTCCAGCCTGAAGGTGCCGTTCGCACAGTGCATTTGTGAGGCAGACCAAGATATAGCTTCCCTGGCTCAAAGTTGGAACTGTCCAGTGCTGTCCAATGACAGTGACTTTTATATCTTTGACATCCAGGCAGGATTTCTGCCCACATCCCATTTTCACTGGCAGAAAGTGTCTATGCACCGCGGGAGCTCTATAAGATACATTCCCTGCAAGCAGTACACCACAACAAGCTTCTGCCGACACTTCAACATCAACAGACAGGTTCTTCCAGTCTTCGCTGCCATGTTAGGAAATGACTACGTCAAGTTGCATAACATGGGTGTTTCCCTCAGGTGGGAAGAATACTCATCAATTGTTGGAAGGTTTGCCCGCTTCGACGGCTTGCTGAATTGGCTGACCCACTTCCAGGGGCAGGAGGAGGCCTTGGACTCCGTGCTCAGGCTCATCAGTCATAGTAACAACAGACAGAAAACGGATGCTGCCCTCCAGGGCCTCTCCCTGGGCATAGAAGAGTACCATCTTCCCCCTAGTTGCCTGGAGCGGTTCTTCAATGATGGAGTGGGACCAGGCCTCGGCCGTCTCCCAGAGCCTCTGAGGGTCCTTCCAGATTGGACCCTGCTGCCATTGATGAAAGGTAGACTTCCCTCCTGCATGGTAGACGTGCTGCTGCTGGGGAGGGTGATGCACGGTGCCCAGGTGGAAGATCCCCGCTTGCCATGTGGGAACAACACCTCTCGACCAGTACGACAGGTACTCTACGGGCTGCTGCTGGGTGGGAGGAGAGCAGGCCACAGCAGTCAGAGACCCCCAGTGGATGACGTGGAGGAGTATTACAGGGAAGGAGAGAACCTGACCAGCAGCATGGTTGAAGCCGTCCTGCCCAGTGCTGCAGAACAGATGCAGCTAGACACTCTGCATCAG GCTCCAATGTCAGTGCAGCTTAAGGTGTTTTTGGAGACCCTTGGTGTGTCCCAGTCCACTTTGAGCGGTGTCCCGCCTCATCTGCGTCTTCCTGTGGCTGTCACCTGCTACTGGCTGAGGCACGCCCATCCACCCCCAGACCTGCCTGTCCTGCAGGCCCTGCTACTAGGATTGGTGTATGGAGAGCTCTGCAGACAGAGGAAGAGCCAAAGAG GGTTTATGGAGGGGCCAGTGGTGGAGAGGCTGAGAGGGCTGATTCAGAGAGGTAGAAGGAGCCTAGACCTGGGTGTGGCCCACGCCTACAGCCAGTGGCAGTGCTGCCTGAAAGAAAGCCTTCACCTCAACCAACTGCTGTGCCTCCCTCTAGCCGAGCCCCAGTGTGCCTG GCTGTACAAGGGCACTCTGGTGCACCAGCTTGTGACCAAACTGAGAGGGGGGTTAACCCCGGATTCTCTCCTGATGGGAGGCCCTTGCTCTGGGCAGCTGTATAGGGCCATGCTGGGAGCCATACTCAACTCCCACGATGCTGCTGTCATCCCCGTGGTGTCTGGGCAGCAGAGGGCCACACCTCCATCCTTGACACAGCCACTGGACGACCTGACGGCCCATCTACACATTCTGGCTCTGgaagaagatgatgatgatgatggtgctgGAGGTGGGAGCAAGGCCAAGCAAGAAGACGATCTGGGTTGGACTTTAGTCTCAGTGCGGACCCGGCACAAGAGCAATGACAGATTCACCGGAGCTAGGAATCCAGAATTTTCTCGGAAGCAGGGGCGGATCGGCTGGGAATAG
- the LOC139572271 gene encoding single-strand DNA endonuclease ASTE1-like: MGVQGLTSFMEENGNILKDVHLRNSKLIIDGSNLFNLLYFNSRLDQSHGGDYDAFEDQVCKFFKALRDCDIDPFVIVDGGSDYTDKKFETLKKRAQSRIKTANDLSMGLQGSGGVLPTLIKYVFKQILISLKVQFAKCICEADQEIASLARSWNCPVLSNDSDFYIFDIQAGFLPTSHFHWQKVSVHRGSSIRHIPCKQYTTTSFCRHFNINREVLPVFASVAGNDYVKLHNMGVSLRWEEYSSIVGRFARFDGLLNWLTHFQGQEEALDSVLRLISHNNNRQKTDAALQGLSLGIEEYHLPPSCLERFFNDGVGPGLGRLPEPLRVLPDWTLLPLMKGRLPSCMVDVLLLGRVMHGAQVEDSRLPCGNNTSRPVRQVLYGLLLSGRRADHSSQRPPVDDVEEYYREGKSLTSCMVEAVLPKAAEQMQLDTLDQAPRSVQLEVFLETLGVSQSTLSGVPPHLRLPVAVTCYWLRHAHPPPELHVLQALLLGLVYGELCRQRKSQRGFMEGPVLERLRGLIQRGRRSLDLGVAHAYSQWQCCLKESLDLNQLLCFPLAEPQCAWLYKGTLVHQLVTKLRGGLTPDSLLIGGPCSGQLYRAMLGAILNSHDAAVIPLVSGQQRATPPSLTQPLDNLTAHLHILALEYDDDDGAGGGSKAKPEDDLGWTLVSVRTRHKSKDRFNRARNPEFSRKQGRIGWE; encoded by the exons ATGGGCGTCCAGGGATTGACCAGCTTCATGGAGGAGAATGGAAACATTTTAAAAGATGTTCACCTCAGAAACAGCAAGCTGATCATAGATGGTAGTAATctgttcaatttgctttattttaACTCACGTTTGGATCAGAGTCATGGAGGGGATTATGATGCTTTTGAGGACCAGGTCTGCAAGTTCTttaaggctctgagagactgcgACATTGACCCTTTTGTGATTGTAGATGGGGGCTCCGACTACACCGACAAGAAGTTTGAAACTCTCAAAAAACGAGCTCAATCAAGGATCAAGACTGCCAACGACTTGTCCATGGGGCTTCAGGGGAGCGGTGGTGTACTACCAACCCTCATCAAATATGTCTTCAAACAGATCCTCATCAGCCTGAAGGTGCAGTTCGCAAAGTGCATTTGTGAGGCAGACCAAGAAATAGCTTCCCTGGCTCGAAGTTGGAACTGTCCAGTGCTGTCCAATGACAGTGACTTTTATATCTTTGACATCCAGGCAGGATTTCTGCCCACATCCCATTTTCACTGGCAGAAAGTGTCTGTGCACCGCGGGAGCTCTATAAGACACATCCCCTGCAAGCAGTACACCACAACAAGCTTCTGCAGACACTTCAACATCAACAGAGAGGTTCTCCCAGTCTTTGCCTCCGTGGCAGGAAATGACTACGTCAAGTTGCATAACATGGGTGTTTCCCTCAGGTGGGAAGAATACTCGTCAATTGTTGGAAGGTTTGCCCGCTTCGACGGCTTGCTGAATTGGCTGACCCACTTCCAGGGGCAGGAGGAGGCCTTGGACTCTGTGCTCAGGCTCATCAGTCATAATAACAACAGACAGAAAACGGATGCTGCCCTCCAGGGCCTCTCCCTGGGCATAGAAGAGTACCATCTTCCCCCTAGTTGCCTGGAGCGGTTCTTCAATGATGGAGTGGGACCAGGCCTTGGCCGTCTCCCAGAGCCTCTGAGGGTCCTTCCAGACTGGACCCTGCTGCCGTTGATGAAAGGTAGACTTCCCTCCTGCATGGTAGACGTGCTGCTGCTGGGGAGGGTGATGCACGGTGCCCAGGTGGAAGATTCCCGCTTGCCATGTGGGAACAACACCTCTCGACCAGTACGACAGGTACTCTATGGGCTGCTGCTGAGTGGGAGGAGGGCAGACCACAGCAGTCAGAGACCCCCAGTGGATGACGTGGAGGAGTATTACAGGGAAGGCAAGAGCCTGACCAGCTGCATGGTTGAAGCCGTCCTGCCCAAGGCTGCAGAACAGATGCAGCTAGACACTCTGGATCAG GCTCCAAGGTCAGTACAGCTTGAGGTGTTTTTGGAGACCCTTGGTGTGTCCCAGTCCACTTTGAGCGGTGTCCCGCCTCATCTGCGTCTTCCTGTGGCTGTCACCTGCTACTGGCTGAGGCACGCCCATCCCCCCCCAGAACTGCATGTCCTGCAGGCCCTGCTACTAGGATTGGTGTACGGAGAGCTctgcagacagagaaagagccaAAGAG GGTTTATGGAGGGGCCAGTGTTGGAGAGGCTGAGAGGGCTGATTCAGAGAGGTAGAAGGAGCCTAGACCTGGGTGTGGCCCACGCCTACAGCCAGTGGCAGTGCTGCCTGAAAGAAAGCCTTGACCTGAACCAACTGCTGTGCTTCCCTCTAGCCGAGCCCCAGTGTGCCTG GCTGTACAAGGGCACTCTGGTGCACCAGCTTGTGACCAAACTGAGAGGGGGGTTAACCCCGGATTCTCTCCTGATTGGAGGCCCTTGCTCTGGGCAGCTGTATAGGGCCATGCTGGGAGCCATACTCAACTCCCATGATGCTGCTGTCATCCCCTTGGTGTCTGGGCAGCAGAGGGCCACACCTCCATCCTTGACACAGCCACTGGACAACCTGACGGCCCATCTACACATTCTGGCTCTggaatatgatgatgatgatggtgctgGAGGTGGGAGCAAGGCCAAGCCAGAGGACGATCTGGGTTGGACTTTGGTCTCAGTGCGGACTCGGCACAAGAGCAAGGACAGATTCAACCGAGCTAGGAATCCAGAATTCTCCCGGAAGCAGGGGCGGATTGGCTGGGAATAG